A genome region from Fervidobacterium changbaicum includes the following:
- a CDS encoding IS110 family transposase codes for MDNFPVFVGIDVSKDKFNVCAISNPSSIIFESSFDMSQQGFSSFANKLSAFPKQSIIIAMESTGCYHLNLLAFLSSNDFACAVFNPLTVKNFASLRKTKTDKIDARIIATALFYLQHQIPSSAFVNSELRDIVRARENIIHRIAKVKDNIEKLLNVLFPELERVTNIYSDTILNLLSHFPSAKAIQKARNLDVFFSKDRGRSTKLNAQKLKELANNSIAQYWPMKEKILVQNIKELQFLQQQLEEYDKMMKEYCECSAINLDIEILTSIPGIGENSAMHFLAEVGDISRFSTYKKLIAYCGLDPSIAQSGKSKVEGHISKRGNAHLRRILWLMAVSVVIHNEYFRTYYERKRQQGIPYKKAIMSVVHKLLRTLYAMLRKKEKFNIDYAISHSKQKFNFA; via the coding sequence ATGGATAACTTCCCTGTTTTCGTCGGCATCGATGTTTCCAAGGATAAGTTCAACGTCTGCGCTATCTCTAATCCCAGTTCCATCATCTTCGAATCTTCTTTCGATATGTCCCAGCAAGGCTTTTCCTCCTTCGCAAACAAACTCTCTGCCTTCCCAAAACAATCCATCATCATCGCTATGGAATCTACTGGCTGTTATCATCTCAACCTTCTGGCTTTCCTTTCTTCCAACGACTTTGCTTGCGCTGTTTTTAATCCTCTAACTGTTAAAAACTTTGCTTCTCTTCGAAAGACCAAAACCGACAAAATCGATGCTCGCATTATCGCTACTGCTTTGTTTTACCTACAACATCAAATTCCTTCTTCTGCTTTTGTCAACTCTGAGCTTCGTGATATTGTCAGAGCACGCGAAAACATTATCCACCGCATCGCAAAAGTTAAAGACAATATCGAAAAACTGCTCAACGTTCTTTTCCCTGAACTCGAAAGAGTTACCAATATCTACAGTGACACTATCCTCAATCTTCTTTCTCATTTCCCTTCTGCCAAGGCTATTCAAAAGGCTCGTAATCTGGATGTGTTCTTTTCCAAAGACCGTGGCAGAAGTACAAAACTTAATGCTCAAAAACTTAAAGAACTCGCTAATAACTCGATTGCTCAATATTGGCCGATGAAAGAAAAGATTCTTGTGCAAAATATCAAAGAACTACAATTTTTACAGCAACAGCTTGAAGAATACGACAAGATGATGAAAGAATATTGCGAATGTAGTGCGATAAACCTTGATATCGAGATACTCACGTCAATACCAGGTATTGGTGAAAACAGCGCGATGCATTTCTTGGCAGAAGTTGGAGATATCTCAAGATTTAGTACATACAAAAAACTCATTGCGTATTGTGGACTCGATCCAAGCATTGCCCAATCAGGCAAAAGCAAAGTAGAAGGACACATATCGAAAAGGGGCAATGCCCACCTAAGACGAATACTATGGCTAATGGCAGTGAGTGTAGTGATTCACAACGAATATTTCCGAACATACTATGAACGAAAAAGGCAGCAAGGTATACCGTACAAAAAAGCGATAATGTCAGTAGTACACAAGTTATTGCGAACGTTGTACGCAATGTTGAGAAAGAAAGAGAAGTTCAATATTGATTATGCTATCTCACACTCAAAACAAAAATTTAATTTTGCATAG